A region of Phyllostomus discolor isolate MPI-MPIP mPhyDis1 chromosome 15, mPhyDis1.pri.v3, whole genome shotgun sequence DNA encodes the following proteins:
- the ARV1 gene encoding protein ARV1 has product MDTGGRGGLRPRKGNREGVTARKGNTKEVSATPAAATSSTCQYRCIECNQEAKELYRDYNHGVLKITICKSCQKPVDKYIEYDPVIILINAVLCKAQAYRHILFNTKINMHGKLCIFCLLCEAYLRWWQLQDSSQNTDPDDFIRYAKEWDFYRMFAIASLEQAAFLIGIFTFLWIERSVTTKKKPNFVLLLKALLLSSYGKLLLIPAVIWEHEYTLLCLRFIKVFVLTSNFQAIRVTLNSTRKLSLCAILCGLLMESTMVYFFRRMEWDLGSDCAIYKAQDF; this is encoded by the exons ATGGACACTGGTGGGCGGGGTGGGCTACGGCCCCGCAAGGGGAATCGGGAGGGGGTGACAGCGAGAAAGGGGAACACCAAAGAGGTGTCAGCGACTCCTGCTGCCGCAACCTCGTCCACCTGTCAGTACAGGTGTATTGAATGCAACCAAGAGGCCAAGGAGTTGTACCGAGACTATAACCACGGCGTGCTGAAGATAACCATCTGC AAATCCTGCCAGAAACCCGTAGACAAATACATCGAGTATGATCCTGTTATCATTCTGATTAATGCTGTTTTGTGCAAAGCACAGGCCTACAGGCATATTCTTTTCAACACGAAAATCAAC ATGCACGGAAAACTCtgcatattttgtttgctttgtgaaGCCTATCTGAGGTGGTGGCAGCTTCAAGATTCAAGCCAGAACACTGATCCCGATGACTTCATCAGATATGCTAAGGAGTGGGATTTCTACAGAATGTTTGCAATTGCTTCTCTAG AACAAGCTGCCtttttaattggcatttttacCTTCCTGTGGATAGAACGATCCGTCACAACCAAAAAGAAACCCAACTTTGTCTTGCTGCTGAAAGCCTTACTGTTGTCGAGCTACGGAAAGCTCTTGCTGATCCCCGCGGTCATCTGGGAGCATGAGTACACACTGCTGTGCCTGAGGTTCATTAAAGTCTTCGTCCTCACCTCGAACTTCCAGGCGATCAGAG TGACACTAAACAGCACCCGCAAGCTGTCCCTCTGCGCCATCCTGTGCGGCTTACTGATGGAGAGCACCATGGTCTACTTCTTCAGGAGGATGGAGTGGGACCTCGGGAGTGACTGCGCCATCTATAAGGCGCAAGACTTCTGA